The Gossypium raimondii isolate GPD5lz chromosome 2, ASM2569854v1, whole genome shotgun sequence genome segment GGTACTCAATGACGTGTCGCTTTCATCGTCAGATGGTGGACAAGAGGAAGCTGAAGGTGATTCAGTGCACATACATGGAACCCAAGCACTGAGTCGGATACGTTCGAGCTCTTCCGCTACTTCGAGCATTGTCGGTCTCATGTCTGGATGAAAAGCAAGGCATCTAAAGGCAAGTTCAGCCACTTTGTGAATCGATGACAATGTCCAAGCGTCCCCATCTAGGTCGAGGTATGGATCGATTATTTCGTCCACGCAGCCTTTTCCTATCCGATCGGTAGCAAGTGCGGCCAAGTTTACTTCGGAGTGAGGACGGGAGAAGTCGACTACTTTCAATGCGGTTATTATCTCAACGAGAACAACCCCGAAACTGTAAACATCACTTTTATCCGAAAGATGGAAGTATTGATGGTATTGAGGATCGAGATACCCTGGTGTTCCTTGAGGTGCAGTCGAGATATGGGATGATTCAGTCATCCCAAGCCGGGAAAGACCAAAATCGGCTACCTTGGATCGATAGTTGTAATCCAAGAGTATATTGCTAGACTTTATATCTCGATGAAAAATCGGCGGATTCACTGAGTGAAGATATGCGATAGCCTTGGCAGTTTCGGCAGCGATAGTGAGCCTTGCCATCCATGGGAGTCCTTCACCCCTTTCTCGTTGTAGATGTTGGGATAAAGTTCCGTTAGGCATGAATTCATAAACAAGGATCGGTTCACCTTCCTCGATACAGCAACCTAAAAGACGAACATGGTTCGGGTGACTAACTGAGGAAAGGAGCTTAATCTCATTCATCACTTGATCAATACTATCAGGGTCTCTATATCTAAACCTTTTTATAGCAACCAATTCATCATTATGGAGTTTCCCAGCATATACTGTACCATAAGCCCCAGTACCCAACCTATATTTATCAGAGAAACCATTAGTAGCTCTTTCGATCTCCCGAAATGCGTAGAAAGGAACACTCGAGCTGCCAGCGGCTTCACATAAACGGCGCTTTGCCCTTGCTCGTTTGTTCGAGGAATTACAACACCGGCGAACATAGCAACATAAAAGAACCAGACCACCCGTTAGCAAAGATCCGACGATGAGTCCTAAGATGAAAAACAACATGGTTCGTCGGTTATTCGAAGACGACAATTCGGAAACTACGAGACGAATGATGAAAAACAACAGTCTAATACACAATTAGAGTCAGTTCTTGCATGATTACCTCCAATGAGAACACCGACTCTTGTCGCTCTACCACATTTTCCAGACAAGAATTTCGAAAAATTGCAGCTAGAAACTGATAAACATATAGGAAAAGAGGAGTAAGTGAATTATCCAATTACAAATTATGCATAtgaagtataaaaataaatctgaaatttaaacatagaggaccaaaattaaaatttatttcgaATTTTCAGCAAAAAAACTCCTCCATTTTGCCACAATTCATCAACTCAAATAAGAAATGCATCCAAAAAAAAGACTGTTATATAAAAACTCTTCTTGTTCAGTCAGATGATTCTACTCACTGGTACCTACCttcttataattttgaaagACGAAAGCCCTTTgttaaaataacccaaaaaagTTAAACTAAATCGAGTAAAACTATGATGGAGGCCCTTCAACTAggaataaaattacattttgctctctctactttaaaaaattaattaattaattcatgtacattagatcaaagtaCAAACTGATTATTCTGataaatatttcatctatttctactgttaaaaattaatcCATGCACATCGAAAAGAGATACACATACACCACATCTATCTATCTGGTTATTCCATTAACCACACTAATTTTGCCTCATTTGCTAACAAATTGGTCAAATTAAtccatatacattaaatcaaagtgtAAACTGatctttttgataaaaatttcatccatttttactgttaaaataTGATCTATGTACGTTAGTATACGTGGTCCACCATATGTAACCGTCAATATATTCCATTAATCATGACactttttaacaatagaaattgatgaaatgtcaataaaaaatagtttaccCTTTGATCTTACATATAagaactatttttttattttaataaacaaaagtaaaatgtaatttaaatttaaatataaacattctttgatattttacctaaaattattctctattaatcattataaaCCTAAAAATGAATCATTATTAACACTTAATAATAAGCTTAACTCCAACATAAATTCTCAAAAGCTAATGTTGCACCTCATTTGCAATGGTAAACTGTTAAAAGCTTGAATTTCTAGACACTAATCAAGAATCCCAGAATTTTCACTCCAAAAAAAATCTACATTCCAAGTCAAAAACAAACAACGAAAAGCCATGATTAATCCCTATACACCAAAACTAATCATAAAAATGGGGCGTCACCATTTTCATTGGGAAACGAGCTCCTCACATTAACGTCTAGTTTACCCACTTCCCTATTCTAAAGGTCACCCccataaacaacaaaaatacataattatcaaTATGGAAAGGACTTGACTCACCTCGCCGGCAGCCACCGCCTTGTTTGAACCCATCACCTTCAAACCCTTCACGGCAAAGGCACGTAAACCCCACTGTTTTGTTCCCATTTTTAACTTTGGTACAATTAGCATTTTCATCACAATTACACTTCCCTTTAACCCACCACTTCAAGTTAATTCGGCCCATCACCAATGAAACCGCCGAACCCCTTTCCGGTTCGGTTAAAATTGTAGTCGACGAAAGAAGGAAACGGCACTGGGTATTGTTAACTTCGTTGTAATTCATCAACCCACCACCGTAACCGCCGCTTAAACAACTTATATCGTCGCTCTTAGCGACGCAAGGCTTGAGTTTAAACGAACGTTCTAGAAACGTCGGGCTTATGACACAAGGAGTTATGGTCTTGGAGCAGTTTTCGAGGAGGAGATTATTGGCGGCCCAAACTCTGTAGTTTTCGCCGAAAAGAACGGCGATTGAATCCAGCCGCCGGTTGCATTTGGCGGGAAGGTCGACGATGATGTTGGTGGGAGTAACGTTTAAAACGTGGAAGTCTCCGATCTTAACCCCGGTCGAGCTGCAATTGAGTCGAATCGGGCAACCCGATGAGAATCCGAATGGAAACGGTAGGAATCTCCGGGTGTTGCCTATAACGTAGGAGCCATTGCACTTGCTGTTGTTGTTCTCCGACTTAACTGAGTTCACTCGGGAGATAACGAAAAGAACTGTTATGGTTATTGAGAAGCATAGCTTTATCCTTATCATCTTCGAATCCTCAAATAACAAAACAGAGCAATCATTAGCTACCTGAAAACAGtaagataaaacaaaaaacagagCTTCATTATGAGAAACAGAGCAATAAAGTAAATAATGGGTACTTAAAAGCTTAATAGAAAGTTTAATGGGTACACATGAGCTCACCTTTAAACTTCTTCAATGGCCGCGATGCAATTAATAACACTTTTTTTTTAGCTTCAAAAAGAAACGAATTGCTTTGAATCTTTaaccctttttcatttttttgaagttctttaatttgggttttcgattttttcttacttaaaatcaaatgaaaaaagaaaatttcgagGGAAAGTAATGAGATTTTTTTgaggaaatgaagaagaaaaagagatgtTGGCAAACTACTCCAtgcgtaaaaaaaaaaaaaaactaaaaaagctTACATGTATGTGAAATGACTGATATAACCTTATGTTGCGGGATCAAGTGGGAGTAATTTAGAcgaaaattctatttaaaaagtatGGCTAAATTACAAAAGGGCCCACCCCTGACAGGAAGAATGTTGTGGTCAGCACGCAATTAAGGAAAAGGTTTtgacaaataaaaatgatgatCACATTGTTGGCCTACCGTAAATattcctctctttttcttttttaatttctaaaatttattgatttggTTGTTAGAATTTTGAGGTTTCATGTTTAAGTCTAGTTATATACAgatatttagtttaaattttattttgatttaagcttcaaaatcgaatttaaaattgatatcaaCAGAAGgtttgatataaaaaaaaagttaccaCTCTGCCTGTGATTCAATCGATGGTTACAATTACTCGAGTATATTGATTTAAATTGTAATCATAATTATAGTTGtaacttcaaattttttgacccgtttataattttagtatattGTGTTGAAATTTGATCTTTAATTATTTGACTTCAActtgacataatttaattattttacttttatatctAGCTATTGGTAGAGTGGAAACATGAttgttttcattattaaattaagcggtcacaaactaatttaaaattccatcaatCGTAttcaattgataataaatttataagttagttgaaactaataacattataaaaataaaaataaattatatcgtGTTAATTTACAAGTTTAATTCTAACATAGTAGAGAGAATCTAATCATTCtatattttttctatataaagTTTTTTctacttataattttatctcaatCTTTAAATCgaagataatataaatttaaatgtgctcaaatctatattatttcattattataataataacggTGTCAACTgagttcaaatttgatttaagataataatatatttaatactatATGACCAAGTGATGAAACAATGAGTGCCATTAGATTTGGgatcaattattattttttattcttaatgtacggttaaatgataaattacaACCCAGATTTGGCTGTGGTGGACTTGTTTGCAAAATCATTTGTCACAAACATGCTTTCACgccttttaataaattatacgAATAAACAACTCTTTCAACAACCGAAAGGAGCAGATGATTAAGGGGTTTAACgggagaaattattttatcaatcctcctaattatattattatgattaatttttaattatttaatgatattttagcaatttttttaatttattgatacataattttgacGTCGAATCTTGAGCCATAAACTCCAAACGAAGAACTCTAAACCATAAACTTCAAACCCAAACCTTGAACTTGAGGTTCGAAGTTCATGGTTTAAAGTTTGAGTTTTGGGTTCAAGGTCCATAGTCTGAGGTTTGAGATTCAATATGTATGGTTTGGGATTATAAATTCGAGGTTTAGggtgtaaaataaaatatattaccaaaattatgtgtcaatgacatagaaaatattattaaaatgacattaaataattagaaatagcCCATAGATAATATGATGGGAAtggtccataaaataatttctcttatattaatatttgaggTCCaacaattgtaatttttaatttaattttaatttaatttattgatttgataaaatttatttatatatattgccAATAGAGTTCTTAAATTCTATAAATAGAGGCGTAGTTTGAAAGCGATAAATAACATTtgtttgctaaaattttatttttagcctCTAATAATGAATTATTGGTTTTCCTCCACCTACAAacagaactaaaattaaatatgtgaCTCAAATCctatgtactaaaataataaataattatttttttaattaaacatgtaatattatttaaaaattacttgtaaattttttctaaattatatatcCATGATAATTTAAACTTGTATCaaatactaatacatataaaaCACATTTCCTTGATGTGGGCAAATTATTGCCGTATAGGATAAGGTGACATTGAATGATTGGACTATATTGCTCATGCAGACGAAATAGTTGACTAACACAGTCTTATTGTTGACTTTAATAGGTTAACAGTTAAATGGATTATTGGTGCATTTATCTTAtgttatagtatttaattttactgtcactgttatttttatactaattgtAAATAAATGCACCACCCATCTAAACTCATTCTAATTATACtgaacattttaattaaagttacgtttaattttatatatttttaaaaatattttttattcacaaatatcacaatttaattatgtaaaacATGGAATTGACATACCATCAcataattgttttctttttctttttatttaaataaagaattaCTAATGAATCCATGGCATATTAAGGTGGCTATGACAAGAAAGCTAAATTGTCCCTTGGAATGTTAGTCCATAGTGGATAACCTAACACACTAACATGTTATATGTACATGGATTTTCTTTTTACCTAAACaattaactttttctttaaggaaaaaaaaagctaGTGATGAAGAAGAGTTGCTTGATGAAGATGAATTgctgagaaaataaaaataaacattttcatGGTTTGAAATCCAATTCCCAAAGGGTTTATATACTTAATTTTATGTTTGGattaaaagaggaaagaaaataaataaagagtaaCTAATTGAATCTTtgtaatttgacataatttgttCATCTTATATTAGAAGGTTCAAATCGATAACATTTagtttatatgtaaatttaatattagttgAATTTTCATGTAGGGGCATAGTTAGAGGAGTTGGTAAGGGTTTCAGCCCcctctaaaatggaaaaaaattatatttaggccttttaatttttttaaaaatttaaaggtaaaattatatttttaccccctaaaaataataaaaatttgttttagttctttaaaaattataaagatataagctattaaaatggtgaaattgtatttttactatcgcaaaagttacaatttaatttcgactcCCCTAAAAAAATTCCTGACTTCGCCCTTGTTTCCATGTACCATTGCCAGTGTAATCGagtaacaattaaaaaattcacaTCATCAATTTGATGAAAGCAATTAACAATGTTGTTAATTTGGACTTAccataatattataaaaacatggCCAAATCATACCAAAATAAAGTGAAACATAAAATCCCaaatatcaatataattaaAGGACTAAACCATAATTAGACCAAGTTATTAAGAACAAGTTAATTTAGTTTGTTCTATATAGTAAAACTTCAGTCTAATCATGTCTACTTTATGAAAACTACAAAATTAATCCTCTACTTTAATGACATGAATCCAATTATCGATACACATGAACTACGTGTCACTTTATTATTCTTAGattaatttcttgattttcgtaaataaaactcaaaattcaacttaaaaatttcaaatcgtaTTGAAATTTTCCATCTTGGGTTCGTAAAACAGTAGGCAATGTAAGTGAATTTTCCACATTAATTTTGAACGAAGGAAGAGTAAAAAGAGCAGCAAATATTGACCAGTGAAGTACACCATGGTGCCTAACTCATTGAAAATGACTTTCTAGACGCAACTAAAAACCCTTTGGAAATTTGCATGCATGACGAGTGCCCATGCATGGCcaaaaatatttcaacaaatatatttattttttatttcgtaTTTTTTGTGTGCATGTAGCTTGGGACAAGTGTGGAAAATTGACCTAGCAACATTACAAATAACAAGTAgatattgtatttaaaatatgttaataaatcattaattttaaaatattctatgataatattaatattgtcttatcat includes the following:
- the LOC105787582 gene encoding wall-associated receptor kinase-like 14, with the translated sequence MIRIKLCFSITITVLFVISRVNSVKSENNNSKCNGSYVIGNTRRFLPFPFGFSSGCPIRLNCSSTGVKIGDFHVLNVTPTNIIVDLPAKCNRRLDSIAVLFGENYRVWAANNLLLENCSKTITPCVISPTFLERSFKLKPCVAKSDDISCLSGGYGGGLMNYNEVNNTQCRFLLSSTTILTEPERGSAVSLVMGRINLKWWVKGKCNCDENANCTKVKNGNKTVGFTCLCREGFEGDGFKQGGGCRRVSSCNFSKFLSGKCGRATRVGVLIGGLIVGSLLTGGLVLLCCYVRRCCNSSNKRARAKRRLCEAAGSSSVPFYAFREIERATNGFSDKYRLGTGAYGTVYAGKLHNDELVAIKRFRYRDPDSIDQVMNEIKLLSSVSHPNHVRLLGCCIEEGEPILVYEFMPNGTLSQHLQRERGEGLPWMARLTIAAETAKAIAYLHSVNPPIFHRDIKSSNILLDYNYRSKVADFGLSRLGMTESSHISTAPQGTPGYLDPQYHQYFHLSDKSDVYSFGVVLVEIITALKVVDFSRPHSEVNLAALATDRIGKGCVDEIIDPYLDLDGDAWTLSSIHKVAELAFRCLAFHPDMRPTMLEVAEELERIRLSAWVPCMCTESPSASSCPPSDDESDTSLSTKTVIEKALIIGNRRLITKQNCLTSLNDVKTNSPVSVQDDWLSEQSSPSTNSLLGNNASQRE